Proteins from a single region of Sphaerochaeta globosa str. Buddy:
- a CDS encoding tripartite tricarboxylate transporter permease produces the protein MIANYLFEAILTVCTPINLLVLVLSVGSGLIMGMLPGLSATMAIALLTGITFNFPTQTALISLLGVYVGSISGGCQSAILLNIPGTPASAATALDGFPMAKRGDGGHAIFLATTASMLGTLISVVFVLTLTPFLTSMALKFASWEFFLLSIFGILICGALTATGNALKGWISGILGLLVAMIGLDTVDTFARFSFGNVNLMSNIQLIPVMIGLFGFPEIVRAFKKEGEGTAIKVSKFQPKKGWISIARNWSAIIRSSIIGVIVGIIPGVGEDTGGWLSYWASKSRSKDPQSFGNGNELGVISAETGNNACIGGALIPVLSLAVPGSAPAAVLLAAFLMHGYRPGPLLMTESPSFVYSVSIYLIASSIIMWILGLLISRVTVRILGIKKKMLMPIIYLLCVIGAYLINYNQFDIKVMFVFGLIGLAMSAANFPAAPFLLGVILGPMTDSNLRRGLRLSDGSFLPMFQRPICIFFLVIIVGMILAQLGVFRKLKKVRS, from the coding sequence ATGATCGCCAACTACTTGTTTGAAGCAATCCTCACTGTTTGTACTCCCATCAACCTCTTGGTCCTTGTCTTGTCAGTTGGGTCTGGACTCATTATGGGCATGCTCCCAGGTCTCAGTGCAACCATGGCTATTGCTTTGCTGACCGGAATTACCTTTAACTTTCCCACCCAGACAGCACTCATTTCACTGCTAGGTGTTTACGTCGGTTCCATTTCAGGAGGCTGTCAATCGGCAATTCTCCTTAACATACCTGGCACCCCTGCTAGTGCTGCCACAGCTTTGGATGGCTTTCCCATGGCTAAACGAGGTGATGGGGGACATGCAATTTTCCTCGCAACAACTGCCAGTATGCTTGGCACCTTGATCAGTGTTGTCTTTGTACTCACTCTCACTCCGTTTCTCACCAGCATGGCTCTGAAATTCGCCAGCTGGGAGTTCTTTCTGCTATCCATCTTCGGTATCCTCATCTGCGGAGCACTTACGGCTACAGGGAACGCGCTGAAAGGGTGGATTAGTGGTATTCTGGGCCTTCTGGTAGCGATGATCGGTCTGGATACGGTGGATACCTTTGCACGGTTCAGTTTCGGCAATGTGAATCTCATGTCAAATATTCAACTCATACCAGTCATGATCGGTTTGTTCGGATTTCCTGAAATTGTCCGTGCCTTCAAGAAAGAAGGGGAAGGAACAGCCATCAAGGTATCTAAATTCCAACCCAAGAAAGGGTGGATTTCTATCGCCAGGAACTGGAGTGCAATCATCCGTTCCAGCATCATAGGTGTCATTGTAGGGATTATACCAGGTGTCGGCGAAGACACCGGTGGCTGGCTCTCCTACTGGGCCAGCAAGAGCCGAAGCAAGGATCCACAAAGCTTTGGGAATGGAAATGAACTCGGGGTGATTTCTGCTGAAACGGGAAACAATGCATGCATCGGCGGGGCCCTCATCCCCGTATTGAGTCTTGCTGTTCCGGGTTCAGCTCCTGCGGCAGTACTTCTTGCAGCATTTCTAATGCACGGATACCGGCCAGGGCCTCTGCTCATGACTGAATCACCTTCTTTCGTCTACAGTGTCAGTATCTACCTTATCGCGTCATCCATTATCATGTGGATACTTGGACTGTTAATCAGCCGTGTAACCGTCCGGATACTGGGAATCAAGAAAAAGATGTTGATGCCCATTATTTATTTGCTCTGTGTCATAGGAGCTTATCTTATTAACTACAACCAGTTTGATATCAAAGTCATGTTTGTGTTTGGGTTGATAGGACTGGCCATGTCAGCTGCCAACTTTCCGGCTGCCCCGTTCCTCCTTGGAGTCATCCTAGGTCCAATGACCGATTCAAACCTGCGTCGAGGACTGCGATTGTCGGATGGTTCGTTCCTGCCTATGTTCCAGCGTCCGATCTGCATTTTCTTTCTCGTCATCATCGTTGGTATGATTCTCGCTCAACTCGGAGTATTTAGAAAATTGAAGAAGGTACGCTCATGA
- a CDS encoding Gfo/Idh/MocA family protein, giving the protein MDGMYYAPRSAKQAERVVKASEFAFAVIGLDHGHIYAMTNGLLEAGAQLAYVYDEDPNKVEVFLAAYPQAQIAPSSDYILNNAGISLVASAIKPSLRCSLGLAVMESNKHYFCDKPGMLSLEETRIIRDACKRTGKRYFIYFGERIHVEGALYAQQLIEDGVLGEVLSVNILAPHRLNKASRPPWFFNPEENGSILVDIGSHQLEQFLTYTNSRSAKILHSSIANYNNPDHPDFQDFGQCVLVGDRGATCYFRVDWFTPDGMGAWGDGRVFIVGTKASVEIRKYLDVARSNQGDQVYLVDGQGEHHIEAFGSIGFPFFGAMILDCLNCTDHAITQEHTLLTMELAIQAQEKATNLKSVNQIP; this is encoded by the coding sequence ATGGATGGAATGTACTATGCCCCCCGCTCGGCAAAACAGGCTGAGCGGGTAGTAAAGGCAAGTGAGTTTGCCTTTGCCGTAATCGGACTTGATCATGGCCACATCTATGCAATGACCAACGGCTTGCTGGAAGCTGGTGCGCAGCTTGCATATGTCTATGATGAAGACCCAAACAAGGTGGAAGTATTTCTCGCAGCCTACCCACAAGCACAAATTGCTCCTTCATCTGATTACATTCTCAATAACGCAGGCATATCTTTGGTAGCAAGTGCCATCAAGCCATCCCTTCGTTGTAGTCTCGGTTTGGCAGTAATGGAGAGCAACAAGCACTACTTCTGTGACAAACCCGGAATGCTGTCACTGGAGGAAACCAGAATAATACGAGACGCGTGCAAAAGAACGGGCAAGCGATACTTCATCTATTTTGGGGAACGCATCCATGTGGAAGGTGCCCTCTATGCCCAACAATTGATTGAAGACGGGGTTTTGGGAGAAGTTCTTTCGGTGAACATCCTCGCCCCTCACCGGCTCAACAAAGCATCAAGACCACCCTGGTTCTTTAATCCTGAAGAAAATGGAAGTATCTTGGTGGATATCGGCAGCCATCAACTGGAGCAGTTCCTTACCTATACGAACAGCCGCTCGGCAAAAATTCTGCACAGCAGCATCGCAAACTACAATAATCCCGATCATCCTGATTTCCAAGACTTTGGCCAATGCGTCCTGGTTGGGGACAGGGGAGCAACCTGCTACTTCCGTGTCGATTGGTTCACACCGGATGGAATGGGTGCCTGGGGAGATGGAAGAGTTTTTATAGTCGGAACAAAAGCTTCGGTTGAAATTCGGAAATATCTGGATGTTGCCAGGTCGAACCAAGGGGACCAAGTCTATCTGGTCGATGGGCAGGGTGAGCATCACATCGAGGCTTTCGGCTCTATCGGCTTTCCATTCTTTGGTGCGATGATTCTCGACTGCCTCAATTGCACCGATCATGCCATTACCCAGGAGCATACCTTGCTTACCATGGAATTGGCCATTCAGGCCCAAGAAAAAGCGACAAACCTCAAGTCAGTAAACCAGATACCTTGA
- a CDS encoding Gfo/Idh/MocA family protein: MKRFNIGFIGCGFAAHIHAQAYKKIPGYEVRLYGACSADLKQTQQFVQVNGFEKAFATVEELLRDPLVDIVDIIVPPSSHIPLVKQAMESGKHVICEKPLNGYFGSGNDDRSLMYDAVCQELEDLRLFLLDRKEKLFYAENYIYAPAVVKIKEMIEATGEKLLLLKGDEAHSGSHAAHAALWSANGGGCLIRQGCHPLSALLYLKQVEAKRRGEQIRVTSVLCDASRITTGLPRTERGSILSNPVDVEDWSEAILTFSDGTKAVITSGDMIVGGVRNKVEAYTSNACYEGRIAPNDSFLCYHTDASKLEDVYMTEKVETKTGWQHVFLCEEEMRGYVGELEDFIKCVDTGREPESGFPLAYETMKVLYAAYASAGTDKRFFME; encoded by the coding sequence ATGAAACGGTTCAACATTGGATTCATCGGTTGCGGCTTTGCTGCACATATCCACGCCCAGGCATACAAGAAAATCCCTGGATATGAAGTTAGGTTGTATGGTGCATGTTCTGCTGATTTGAAGCAAACCCAGCAGTTTGTACAGGTTAATGGATTTGAAAAAGCCTTTGCAACGGTAGAAGAATTGCTTCGTGATCCCTTGGTGGACATCGTAGACATCATCGTCCCTCCCAGTTCCCACATTCCATTGGTCAAACAGGCCATGGAAAGCGGCAAGCATGTCATCTGCGAGAAACCTCTCAATGGCTACTTCGGTAGCGGAAATGATGACAGGAGCCTTATGTATGATGCAGTGTGCCAGGAATTGGAAGATCTCAGACTTTTTCTATTGGATAGGAAAGAGAAACTTTTCTATGCAGAAAATTACATCTATGCGCCCGCTGTTGTTAAAATCAAGGAAATGATTGAAGCAACCGGGGAAAAACTGTTGCTGCTCAAAGGCGATGAGGCTCACAGTGGTAGCCATGCCGCCCATGCAGCTCTCTGGTCTGCAAACGGAGGAGGCTGTCTCATCCGCCAGGGTTGTCACCCCCTCAGCGCCCTGCTCTATCTGAAGCAGGTCGAGGCAAAACGCCGTGGTGAACAAATCCGGGTGACCTCAGTACTTTGTGATGCTTCGCGGATAACAACAGGGCTTCCACGTACTGAACGTGGTTCCATCCTTTCCAATCCTGTCGATGTTGAAGACTGGTCGGAAGCTATTCTGACCTTTTCCGATGGAACGAAGGCTGTGATAACCAGCGGTGATATGATTGTCGGAGGGGTGAGAAACAAAGTTGAGGCGTACACATCCAATGCCTGTTATGAGGGAAGAATTGCCCCCAACGATAGCTTCCTTTGCTATCATACAGACGCTTCCAAGTTGGAGGATGTCTATATGACAGAGAAAGTGGAGACAAAAACTGGATGGCAGCATGTTTTTCTGTGTGAGGAAGAGATGCGCGGGTATGTCGGGGAGCTTGAGGATTTCATCAAGTGCGTCGATACCGGCAGGGAGCCGGAATCGGGCTTTCCTCTTGCCTATGAGACAATGAAAGTCCTCTACGCCGCATATGCCTCGGCGGGAACCGACAAACGATTCTTCATGGAGTAA
- a CDS encoding proline--tRNA ligase encodes MRMSRLFSKTLREAPNGADSKGYEYLLRAGFIRQLGAGIFSLLPFGFNATKKIEQIIRQEMNAIGGQEILMPLVNPADIWKETGRYYSIDKEMSRFSDRVGRDMVLAMTHEEAVTDLARGEIDSYKRLPLLVYQIQTKWRDDPRPRAGLIRVREFTMKDSYSFDVDQEGLDAQYAAHYKAYFRIFSRCGLPVIVVGADSGMMGGKISHEYMYLSSIGEDTIITCPSCGYTANRQVATFAKTNYVEPMKQTQKVLTPECKTIDELAAFLKIEKRQTAKAVFMVGTFINDTNGEEQDKLIVGIVRGDLDVEENKLQNAARANALRPAHCEEILQKQMVPGYGSAIGCSKDVLVIVDDSVANSNNLVAGANEEGYHLLNTNFGRDYTGQVADIASAAAGYSCPECSKPLSSSKGVEVGNIFQLNTRYSESMNCSYQDEGGLRKPVIMGSYGIGVGRLLACLAENYSDEQGLSLPISVAPMQVHLVSLVKDAEIGEQIYNKLSDAGIEVLYDDRKESAGVKFADADLIGLPIRITLGNRSLKEGKVEVKLRRNLEESFSFELASVVEETKALIAKLEAELKGQIVEKEWKQA; translated from the coding sequence ATGAGGATGTCCAGACTCTTTTCCAAAACCCTTCGTGAAGCCCCAAACGGCGCCGACAGCAAGGGCTATGAATATTTGCTTCGTGCAGGCTTTATCCGCCAATTGGGAGCTGGTATCTTCAGTTTGCTTCCCTTCGGCTTCAATGCAACCAAAAAGATCGAGCAGATCATCCGCCAGGAAATGAATGCAATCGGTGGACAAGAGATACTGATGCCCTTGGTAAACCCTGCCGATATTTGGAAGGAAACCGGCCGGTACTATAGCATCGACAAGGAAATGAGCCGTTTCAGCGATCGTGTCGGACGCGACATGGTTCTTGCCATGACCCATGAGGAGGCCGTCACCGACCTCGCCCGTGGAGAGATCGACAGCTATAAGAGGCTTCCGCTTCTGGTCTATCAGATTCAGACCAAGTGGCGTGACGATCCCCGGCCCCGAGCCGGCTTGATCCGGGTACGCGAGTTCACCATGAAGGACAGTTATTCCTTCGATGTCGACCAAGAAGGTCTGGATGCTCAGTATGCCGCCCACTATAAAGCGTACTTCAGGATTTTCAGCCGATGCGGGCTTCCGGTCATTGTTGTCGGGGCTGACAGCGGCATGATGGGTGGAAAGATTTCCCATGAGTACATGTACCTCTCCTCCATCGGTGAGGATACCATCATCACCTGCCCGTCGTGCGGCTATACCGCCAACCGTCAGGTTGCAACCTTTGCCAAGACGAATTATGTCGAACCAATGAAGCAGACACAGAAGGTTCTCACCCCCGAGTGCAAGACCATCGACGAGCTGGCTGCCTTCCTCAAGATTGAGAAAAGACAGACCGCCAAGGCTGTGTTCATGGTTGGCACCTTCATCAATGATACCAATGGAGAAGAACAGGACAAGCTCATCGTCGGCATTGTACGCGGTGATCTCGACGTTGAGGAAAACAAGCTGCAGAATGCAGCCCGTGCCAACGCCCTTCGTCCGGCTCACTGTGAGGAAATCCTGCAGAAGCAGATGGTCCCCGGCTATGGTTCGGCAATTGGATGCAGCAAGGATGTCCTGGTCATTGTCGATGACTCGGTTGCAAACAGCAACAATCTTGTTGCCGGTGCGAACGAGGAAGGGTATCACCTGTTGAACACCAATTTTGGACGGGACTATACCGGCCAGGTAGCCGATATTGCCAGCGCAGCAGCCGGCTATAGCTGTCCTGAATGTTCCAAGCCCCTCTCCTCTTCCAAGGGAGTCGAGGTTGGCAATATCTTCCAGCTCAATACCCGCTACAGCGAGAGTATGAACTGCAGCTATCAGGATGAGGGTGGACTGCGAAAGCCCGTAATCATGGGCAGTTACGGTATCGGCGTGGGACGTCTGCTTGCCTGTCTTGCAGAGAACTACAGTGACGAGCAGGGGCTTTCCCTGCCGATTTCGGTAGCTCCGATGCAAGTACACCTGGTAAGTTTGGTAAAGGATGCCGAGATTGGCGAACAGATTTACAACAAGCTCAGTGATGCCGGAATTGAAGTGCTGTACGACGACCGCAAGGAGTCGGCCGGTGTCAAGTTTGCCGATGCCGACCTCATCGGGCTTCCGATTCGTATAACCTTGGGCAACCGTTCCCTGAAGGAGGGCAAGGTTGAGGTGAAGCTCAGACGCAACTTGGAAGAAAGCTTCAGCTTCGAGCTTGCTTCGGTAGTGGAAGAGACTAAAGCCTTGATCGCCAAGCTTGAGGCCGAATTAAAGGGCCAGATAGTCGAAAAGGAATGGAAGCAGGCCTAA
- a CDS encoding LacI family DNA-binding transcriptional regulator: MKQYATLKDVAKLAGTTAATVSYVLNQKEGRYISDETRRKVLEAAKQLEYVKSIGASSLKGKSRKLIAILIPQFENQFFTRIIVASEEIFVKHGYDLIICNTLDKPEREKAILNRMIQQRVDGIILTPTKMGTENTKLLRKVGMKMVVVDRPLPGVKDFFWVATNNYGCGYLGANYLFSKGHRKVAYINWDSGIEDLEARKHAFFDAAESYGIPQGHLVVAEGGFSAEEGCQLTQKVLEEHPDITAIFYGFNIQALGGIKCLTERGVSIPDDLSVMIIGSPEWVMAGKNDFTHVDMNDLELGRKAASLLLSQIQQDDEVPFQHIIQDCSLVEGNSVRDIR, from the coding sequence ATGAAGCAATATGCAACACTCAAGGATGTAGCAAAACTAGCCGGTACTACTGCAGCGACAGTGTCCTATGTCCTCAATCAGAAAGAAGGACGCTACATCAGCGATGAGACCAGACGCAAAGTATTGGAAGCGGCAAAACAACTCGAGTATGTGAAAAGCATAGGGGCATCATCACTGAAAGGGAAAAGCAGGAAACTTATTGCTATCCTGATTCCCCAGTTTGAAAACCAATTCTTCACTAGGATTATTGTGGCCAGTGAAGAGATTTTTGTTAAACATGGATATGACTTGATCATTTGCAACACCTTGGACAAGCCGGAACGGGAAAAGGCAATCCTAAACAGGATGATTCAACAACGGGTGGACGGCATCATTCTCACCCCTACGAAAATGGGAACAGAGAACACGAAGCTGCTAAGAAAAGTTGGCATGAAAATGGTGGTGGTTGACCGCCCCCTTCCAGGTGTCAAGGACTTTTTCTGGGTTGCCACCAACAACTATGGCTGTGGTTACCTAGGCGCCAACTACCTGTTCTCCAAGGGGCATAGAAAGGTTGCCTACATCAATTGGGACAGCGGCATCGAGGATTTGGAAGCCAGAAAACATGCATTTTTTGATGCAGCAGAATCGTATGGTATTCCCCAAGGTCACCTTGTTGTCGCCGAGGGAGGATTCTCTGCAGAAGAAGGATGCCAACTTACCCAAAAAGTTCTCGAAGAACATCCTGATATCACTGCCATCTTTTATGGGTTCAATATTCAGGCTCTGGGAGGAATCAAATGCCTCACAGAACGGGGCGTATCCATTCCCGATGATCTGTCAGTCATGATCATCGGCAGCCCTGAGTGGGTCATGGCAGGAAAAAACGACTTCACCCATGTCGATATGAACGACTTGGAGCTGGGACGAAAGGCGGCGAGCCTGTTGCTTTCGCAGATCCAGCAGGATGATGAAGTGCCATTTCAACATATCATACAGGATTGCTCCCTGGTCGAGGGAAATTCTGTAAGAGATATACGTTAG
- a CDS encoding tripartite tricarboxylate transporter TctB family protein, with protein MDTKQKDFTISLVLTLLGIYTTVEGIRIYLKAARPPYGITNLSISPGLLPILLGALLFILSLTLFFQSLKDSSISKRFLLLFGWFKQAVKNTDIRMMVGGMAIMAVYAFFIIGKVPYYVSSPIFLIALMLFLRASTIVKSIIISIAAVGLVILLFQFGFNVSLP; from the coding sequence ATGGACACCAAGCAAAAAGACTTCACCATCTCTCTGGTGCTCACCCTGCTGGGCATCTACACTACGGTGGAAGGCATCAGAATCTATCTGAAAGCTGCAAGACCTCCGTATGGCATTACAAACCTCTCAATTTCCCCGGGCCTACTACCCATTCTATTGGGAGCCCTGCTTTTTATTTTGAGCCTGACTCTATTCTTTCAGAGTCTGAAAGACAGCAGCATCAGTAAACGATTCTTGCTTCTGTTTGGATGGTTCAAGCAAGCAGTCAAGAATACCGACATCCGTATGATGGTAGGAGGCATGGCCATTATGGCTGTCTACGCATTCTTTATCATTGGAAAGGTTCCCTATTATGTATCCTCTCCCATTTTCCTTATTGCCCTGATGCTTTTTCTTCGTGCCTCAACCATCGTGAAAAGCATCATCATCTCGATTGCAGCCGTCGGATTGGTGATTCTACTATTCCAATTTGGCTTCAATGTCTCACTTCCCTAA
- a CDS encoding Bug family tripartite tricarboxylate transporter substrate binding protein — protein MRKTLAVCIVLLLAVGFCFAQGTAEESYPTKAINLTVPYGAGGTTDLTARALANAMGQKLGTTINVVNTPGAGGSAGSLNVQNAKVDGYTMLANGMLAFTTMPINGYTEKTYREWDIWIATFAPNAIIVPKNSPYNTIEQLIAAIKANPGKITAGTAGIGSGGHFGAEVIKAIAGAPYKHITYAGGGPALTATLSGEVDFCPQLLAEYKDLIISGDVKCLATLSDTDIELAPGVIVKSILHSFPEAKKFVPMGEVTGILMPNGLSEDKLAKLDDAFAYAVKDKAFLDFAAMKSFSVIPMGRADSQKYLDGFASKASYLMYDAGAVGIDPAKFGLTR, from the coding sequence ATGAGAAAGACACTTGCGGTTTGCATAGTGCTCCTGCTCGCAGTCGGTTTCTGCTTTGCCCAAGGTACTGCAGAAGAATCTTATCCCACCAAAGCCATCAACTTGACGGTTCCGTATGGTGCCGGTGGTACCACCGATCTCACTGCCCGCGCTTTAGCCAATGCAATGGGCCAAAAGCTTGGGACAACCATCAATGTGGTCAACACCCCTGGTGCCGGAGGAAGCGCTGGTTCGCTGAACGTACAGAATGCCAAGGTAGACGGATATACCATGCTCGCCAATGGCATGTTGGCATTCACTACCATGCCCATCAACGGCTACACCGAAAAGACCTACCGCGAATGGGACATCTGGATTGCAACCTTTGCACCCAATGCCATTATTGTTCCGAAAAACTCCCCGTACAACACGATCGAGCAGCTCATTGCAGCAATCAAGGCCAACCCAGGCAAGATTACAGCAGGTACTGCCGGCATCGGCAGCGGTGGACATTTCGGCGCTGAGGTCATCAAGGCTATTGCAGGAGCTCCCTACAAGCACATCACCTATGCCGGCGGTGGCCCTGCTTTGACAGCCACTCTTTCTGGTGAAGTTGATTTCTGTCCTCAGCTGCTTGCCGAGTACAAGGATCTCATCATCAGTGGTGATGTAAAGTGCCTTGCCACCCTCTCCGACACCGACATCGAACTTGCTCCCGGCGTGATTGTGAAGTCCATTCTCCACTCCTTCCCTGAAGCCAAGAAATTTGTGCCGATGGGCGAAGTGACAGGCATCCTGATGCCTAATGGATTGAGTGAAGATAAACTCGCCAAACTCGATGACGCATTTGCCTATGCAGTCAAAGACAAGGCGTTCCTTGACTTCGCCGCAATGAAGAGTTTCTCCGTAATCCCGATGGGTCGTGCAGACTCCCAGAAATACCTCGATGGTTTTGCCAGCAAGGCAAGCTACCTGATGTATGATGCCGGAGCTGTGGGTATTGATCCCGCAAAGTTCGGTTTAACCCGTTAA